A window from Phalacrocorax aristotelis chromosome 5, bGulAri2.1, whole genome shotgun sequence encodes these proteins:
- the BET1L gene encoding BET1-like protein — MAEWGRGQSPGAVEDMLDVENKRMADSLAHKVTRLKSLALDIDKDADEQNRYLDGMDSDFMSVTGLLTGSVKRFSTMTRSGRDNRKLLCSVSAGLIVVFFILYYLVSKAGT; from the exons gtCAGAGCCCAGGTGCCGTGGAGGATATGCTGGATGTGGAGAACAAGCGTATGGCAGACAGCCTAGCCCACAAGGTCACCAGGCTGAAGTCG CTGGCTCTGGACATTGACAAAGACGCTGACGAACAAAACCGTTACCTGGATGGCATG GACTCAGATTTTATGAGTGTGACTGGCCTCCTAACTGGCAGCGTGAAGCGCTTCTCCACCATGACGCGCTCCGGGAGGGACAATCGCAAGTTGCTCTGTTCTGTTTCAGCAGGACTGATCGTTGTTTTCTTCATCCTCTACTATCTTGTGTCCAAAGCAGGGACCTGA